One genomic segment of Suttonella sp. R2A3 includes these proteins:
- a CDS encoding aminotransferase class V-fold PLP-dependent enzyme — MIDLRDEFPVLKQRIHGERLAYLDSAASTQKPHAVIQAMDDCLRNDYSNIHRGVHLLSQRLTARYEAVRDKVASLLNARSSQEIVFTKGTTDGLNLLASSLGQLLLEPGDKVLVSAMEHHANIVPWQMACERFGAELVVLPMNERGELLTEDFTALLDGVKIFSIVHVSNVLGTINDIAPLIAQAKAAGVVSIVDGAQAVAHLPVDVQALGCDAYVFSAHKLYGPTGVGALYATKDLLDAMPPYQGGGDMILSVSFEKTQYAPPPHKFEAGTPPIVEVIGMGAAIDWLTQQDVTRLASHEEALCAQAEAALDALPGVHIIGRAAHKAAVTSFVLDEVHPHDAGTVFDQMGVAVRVGHHCAEPVMQFFGIPATIRASFAAYNDERDVVQLIEAVKATQALFA; from the coding sequence ATGATTGATCTGCGTGATGAATTTCCTGTGCTCAAGCAGCGCATTCATGGTGAGCGACTGGCTTACTTAGATAGCGCGGCGAGTACACAAAAACCACACGCAGTGATTCAAGCGATGGATGATTGCCTGCGTAACGACTACAGCAATATTCATCGTGGTGTGCATTTACTCTCACAGCGTCTCACCGCACGGTATGAAGCGGTGCGTGATAAGGTGGCGTCTTTATTAAACGCACGCTCATCACAAGAGATTGTCTTTACCAAAGGAACAACCGACGGATTAAATCTGCTCGCAAGTAGCTTAGGACAGCTATTGCTTGAGCCTGGCGATAAAGTGTTGGTGAGTGCGATGGAGCATCATGCGAATATCGTGCCTTGGCAGATGGCTTGTGAACGTTTTGGTGCTGAACTGGTTGTGCTGCCGATGAATGAGCGCGGTGAATTGCTTACCGAAGATTTTACCGCACTACTTGATGGGGTGAAGATTTTCAGCATTGTTCATGTCTCGAATGTGCTTGGTACGATTAACGACATTGCGCCTTTGATTGCCCAAGCAAAAGCAGCCGGTGTGGTGAGTATTGTTGATGGTGCGCAGGCGGTGGCTCATTTGCCGGTTGACGTACAGGCGCTTGGCTGTGATGCCTATGTGTTTTCAGCGCATAAGCTTTATGGTCCGACGGGTGTTGGTGCGCTCTATGCAACCAAAGACCTGCTTGACGCGATGCCGCCGTATCAAGGCGGTGGCGATATGATTTTGTCGGTGTCGTTTGAAAAGACGCAATACGCACCACCACCACACAAATTCGAAGCCGGCACACCGCCGATTGTTGAAGTGATCGGTATGGGCGCGGCGATTGATTGGCTAACTCAACAAGATGTGACGCGCTTGGCCAGCCATGAAGAGGCTCTGTGCGCTCAAGCTGAAGCTGCGCTAGATGCGTTGCCCGGTGTGCATATTATTGGACGTGCAGCGCATAAAGCGGCAGTCACGTCTTTTGTGTTAGATGAGGTGCATCCTCATGATGCAGGCACGGTATTTGATCAGATGGGCGTTGCCGTGCGTGTCGGGCATCATTGCGCTGAACCAGTCATGCAATTTTTTGGTATTCCGGCCACAATCCGTGCGTCTTTTGCCGCATATAACGATGAGCGGGATGTCGTGCAATTAATTGAAGCCGTCAAAGCGACGCAGGCACTATTTGCCTGA
- the sufU gene encoding Fe-S cluster assembly sulfur transfer protein SufU: MNPLKTLYQEVILDHSKKPRHFHALDPCTHSATGHNPLCGDNLKVYVQLEGDVIDEVSFIGDGCAISKASASLMTELARGKTLTEFQQLYDQFHDIVTGQEPVDIDMGKLAVLVGVRDYPSRVKCATLAWHTLDAALHKEDSVKTE; the protein is encoded by the coding sequence ATGAATCCTTTAAAAACCCTATATCAAGAAGTGATCTTAGATCACAGTAAAAAACCCCGTCATTTTCATGCGCTTGATCCCTGCACGCATAGCGCCACCGGGCATAATCCACTATGTGGCGATAACCTCAAAGTGTATGTGCAGCTTGAGGGCGATGTGATCGATGAGGTGAGTTTTATTGGTGATGGTTGTGCAATCTCTAAGGCCTCAGCTTCGTTGATGACCGAGTTGGCGCGTGGTAAAACGCTCACTGAATTTCAACAGCTCTACGATCAATTCCATGACATTGTCACCGGACAAGAACCGGTTGATATCGATATGGGTAAATTAGCGGTTTTAGTCGGTGTACGCGATTATCCTTCGCGAGTGAAATGCGCCACATTGGCTTGGCATACGTTGGATGCTGCATTGCATAAAGAAGACAGCGTCAAAACAGAGTAG
- a CDS encoding iron-sulfur cluster assembly protein — MELDEVPFQKDANDPTLSPIERDMVLALKEVYDPEIPVDIYELGLIYELQYEKKTGEAMVRMTLTAPGCPVAGIMPDWVRDAVESVDGVERCTVEMEWDPPWRIEMMSLRAKIELNMI; from the coding sequence ATGGAACTTGATGAAGTCCCCTTTCAAAAAGACGCAAATGACCCCACTTTATCGCCGATAGAGCGCGATATGGTGTTGGCGTTAAAAGAAGTGTATGACCCAGAGATTCCTGTTGATATTTACGAGCTCGGATTGATTTACGAATTGCAATACGAGAAAAAAACAGGCGAAGCGATGGTGCGGATGACGCTGACAGCACCTGGCTGTCCGGTCGCTGGTATCATGCCCGATTGGGTGCGTGATGCTGTTGAATCGGTCGATGGTGTGGAAAGGTGCACCGTTGAGATGGAATGGGATCCACCGTGGCGCATAGAGATGATGAGTCTACGCGCCAAAATTGAATTAAATATGATCTAA
- the grxD gene encoding Grx4 family monothiol glutaredoxin — MDTIERIKQQIEQTPVLLYMKGTPDFPMCGFSAKAVECMKNEGQPFAYVNILQDPAIRSELPKYADWPTFPQLWINKELVGGCDIIIEMHENGELAELLEGIEWPEQ; from the coding sequence ATGGATACAATCGAGCGTATCAAACAACAAATCGAACAAACCCCGGTTTTGTTATACATGAAAGGGACACCGGATTTCCCGATGTGTGGCTTTTCAGCGAAAGCTGTGGAATGTATGAAAAATGAAGGGCAACCGTTTGCCTACGTCAATATTTTGCAAGATCCAGCGATTCGTTCGGAGCTGCCAAAATATGCTGACTGGCCAACCTTTCCGCAATTGTGGATTAATAAAGAACTGGTTGGCGGTTGTGACATCATCATCGAGATGCACGAAAACGGCGAACTGGCTGAACTGCTTGAAGGCATTGAGTGGCCTGAGCAATAA
- a CDS encoding amino acid ABC transporter substrate-binding protein, which yields MKKTLLSLALLAAASAQAGTLDDIKKRGELRCGVTQALPGFSVADDQGQWKGLDVDYCRALAVAIFDDPNKVAFRPTSSKERFSVLQSGEIDVLARVTTWTTQRDVDLGFDFIGTNYYDGQGFMVRKDLGVSSVNELSGASICTNTGTSTEVNMSDYFKSHDMDYNPVIFEKSEEVKTAYDNGRCDVYSSDVSGLYVQREQLQDPSAHIILPEVISKEPLGPVVRQDDAQFKDLASWTHFCMVNAEEMGITQANISEKLTSENPNVRRLLGLETNGSAKLGVGEDFCQRIVANVGNYGESFARNVGKDSQLKIERGLNNLWSNGGIMYAPPLR from the coding sequence ATGAAGAAAACACTACTAAGTTTAGCGCTATTAGCCGCTGCTAGCGCACAAGCTGGTACACTCGATGATATTAAAAAGCGCGGTGAGTTGCGCTGTGGTGTCACGCAAGCTTTGCCGGGCTTTTCAGTCGCTGATGATCAGGGTCAGTGGAAAGGGTTGGATGTGGATTATTGTCGCGCGTTGGCGGTGGCGATTTTTGATGATCCAAACAAAGTGGCATTTCGTCCGACTTCATCTAAAGAGCGTTTCTCGGTGCTACAATCCGGTGAAATCGATGTGCTAGCGCGGGTGACCACTTGGACCACTCAGCGTGATGTCGATCTTGGTTTTGATTTTATTGGCACCAACTACTACGATGGTCAAGGCTTCATGGTACGTAAAGATTTGGGCGTGAGTAGCGTTAATGAGCTCTCTGGTGCGTCGATTTGTACCAATACCGGCACCAGCACCGAAGTCAATATGTCGGATTATTTCAAATCGCATGACATGGACTACAATCCGGTGATTTTCGAAAAATCTGAAGAAGTAAAAACAGCCTACGATAATGGTCGTTGTGATGTGTATTCTTCTGATGTGTCGGGGTTGTATGTTCAGCGTGAGCAATTACAAGACCCAAGCGCGCATATCATTCTCCCAGAAGTGATCTCGAAAGAGCCACTAGGACCAGTGGTTCGTCAAGACGACGCGCAGTTCAAAGATTTAGCGAGCTGGACACACTTCTGTATGGTTAACGCCGAAGAAATGGGGATTACGCAAGCGAATATCAGTGAGAAACTTACGAGCGAAAATCCGAATGTGCGTCGCTTACTGGGCTTGGAAACCAATGGATCGGCCAAACTCGGCGTCGGTGAAGACTTCTGTCAGCGCATTGTCGCTAATGTGGGTAACTACGGTGAATCGTTTGCGCGCAATGTCGGTAAAGACTCACAGCTTAAAATTGAACGTGGTTTAAATAACCTATGGAGTAACGGTGGCATTATGTACGCGCCACCGCTACGTTAG
- a CDS encoding homocysteine S-methyltransferase family protein, which translates to MSNILTQRLDKGPVICAEGFLFELERRGYLTAGEFVPEVALEDPEALESLHIDFQRAGSDIVEAFTYNGHREKMRVIGKEDLLEPLNRAALQIARRVADRVPGNLVAGNISNTNIWDPNDKSKQQEVRSMFDEMIGWAVDEGADIIVGETFYYAEEAYAALEAAKASGLPVVLTVAPMGENKMRDGVSVVDVCKELEQRGADVVGMNCFRGPETMMPYLREIRKAVQCHVGALPIPYRTNDKEPTFFNLSDHDNCTCPSPHGRTFPTALDPLYCNRYEIGQFAKEAYALGIHYLGVCCGASPMHIREVAEAVGLTTKASRYSENMANHFMYGNNERLPEHIKAYGNKA; encoded by the coding sequence ATGAGCAACATCCTAACCCAACGACTCGACAAAGGACCGGTCATTTGTGCCGAAGGTTTTTTATTTGAATTAGAGCGCAGAGGCTATCTCACCGCTGGTGAGTTTGTCCCTGAAGTCGCACTCGAAGATCCGGAGGCCTTAGAAAGCCTGCATATTGATTTTCAACGCGCCGGTTCTGATATCGTTGAAGCCTTTACCTATAATGGTCACCGCGAAAAAATGCGCGTCATTGGTAAAGAAGATTTGCTTGAGCCCTTAAACCGCGCGGCGCTGCAAATCGCCCGTCGGGTAGCTGATCGTGTGCCGGGAAACCTCGTTGCTGGCAACATCTCTAACACCAATATCTGGGACCCGAACGATAAGAGCAAGCAGCAAGAAGTACGCTCGATGTTCGATGAAATGATCGGTTGGGCGGTTGATGAAGGCGCTGATATCATTGTTGGCGAAACGTTTTATTACGCGGAAGAAGCCTACGCTGCCCTTGAAGCAGCCAAAGCCTCAGGTCTTCCGGTGGTGCTTACTGTGGCGCCGATGGGAGAGAATAAAATGCGTGATGGCGTGAGCGTTGTCGATGTGTGTAAAGAGCTCGAACAGCGTGGCGCGGATGTTGTCGGTATGAACTGTTTCCGCGGACCGGAAACGATGATGCCGTATTTACGCGAAATACGCAAAGCCGTGCAATGTCATGTTGGTGCGTTGCCGATTCCATACCGCACTAATGATAAAGAACCAACCTTCTTTAATTTATCCGATCATGACAACTGCACTTGCCCTTCACCACACGGTCGCACATTCCCCACCGCACTTGATCCACTGTATTGCAACCGTTATGAAATCGGTCAATTTGCTAAAGAAGCGTATGCACTGGGTATCCATTATCTTGGGGTATGCTGCGGGGCATCACCGATGCATATTCGTGAGGTGGCTGAAGCGGTAGGACTGACTACCAAAGCCAGTCGCTACAGTGAAAACATGGCGAATCACTTTATGTACGGCAACAACGAACGCTTACCCGAACATATCAAAGCCTACGGCAATAAAGCCTAA
- the surE gene encoding 5'/3'-nucleotidase SurE, protein MFLLLSNDDGYLSPGLRLMADALLGEVERLVVMAPDRDCSGASHSLTLKRPLNVNEHDGIIYSVDGTPSDCVYLGVGGYFDAKPDMVISGINRGANLGDDVMYSGTVAAAFEGRHLGLPAIAVSCDSHKPEHFADAAKVVVDLFRHLREHPLPADTLLNVNIPDRAYGDIKGFRTTVLGQRDAPESLIETHDPRGRKLFWIGPPGKVSAGGEETDFHAVANGYVSVTPLQFDLTRHRQMHDVQQWLEGI, encoded by the coding sequence ATGTTTTTACTGTTATCGAATGATGATGGTTATTTATCGCCGGGTCTGCGCTTAATGGCTGATGCTTTGCTTGGTGAGGTTGAGCGTTTGGTGGTTATGGCGCCAGATCGTGACTGCAGCGGGGCAAGCCATTCACTCACCTTAAAGCGCCCTTTGAACGTTAATGAACACGATGGGATCATTTATAGCGTTGATGGCACACCTTCGGACTGTGTGTATTTAGGCGTTGGTGGCTATTTTGATGCGAAGCCGGATATGGTAATTTCCGGGATCAATCGTGGCGCAAACCTGGGCGATGATGTGATGTATTCTGGAACGGTTGCGGCAGCTTTTGAAGGGCGTCATTTAGGGCTGCCCGCTATTGCTGTCTCTTGTGATTCGCATAAACCAGAGCATTTTGCTGATGCGGCGAAAGTGGTGGTTGATCTATTCCGTCATCTGCGAGAACACCCTTTGCCGGCGGACACGCTGTTAAACGTCAATATTCCTGACAGGGCATATGGTGATATCAAAGGGTTTCGTACCACCGTACTCGGACAGCGTGATGCACCGGAATCGTTGATAGAAACACATGATCCGCGTGGACGTAAGCTCTTTTGGATTGGCCCGCCAGGGAAAGTTTCAGCAGGTGGCGAAGAAACGGATTTTCATGCGGTGGCTAATGGCTATGTTTCGGTCACGCCGCTGCAATTTGATTTAACCCGACATCGACAAATGCACGATGTACAACAATGGCTGGAGGGTATTTAA
- a CDS encoding peptidoglycan DD-metalloendopeptidase family protein: MSAYQLHGERGALAAKGQYLIKKGDTLFGIAWKHGLDLQELASWNNISNPNRILAGTMLRLEPPRGVERAKVVAPAVTRAAKSGWVWPTTGNVVREFASNKPGHQGIKIAGGKGQPIVAASDGEVAYSGTGLSGFGRMVIIKHDDKVLSAYGYLQSANVREGQRVRKGDTIATMGISPQNIAALHFETRKGGRPVNPYGFIGTSQR; encoded by the coding sequence ATGTCTGCATATCAGCTGCATGGCGAACGCGGTGCGTTAGCGGCTAAAGGGCAATACCTGATTAAAAAAGGCGACACCTTATTTGGTATTGCCTGGAAGCACGGTTTGGATCTGCAGGAGCTCGCTAGCTGGAACAACATCAGTAATCCAAACCGAATTCTTGCCGGCACGATGCTTCGCTTAGAGCCACCAAGAGGGGTTGAGCGCGCTAAGGTGGTGGCACCTGCGGTGACTCGGGCGGCGAAAAGTGGCTGGGTCTGGCCGACTACCGGTAACGTGGTGCGCGAATTTGCCTCTAATAAGCCTGGACATCAAGGGATTAAAATCGCTGGTGGTAAAGGTCAGCCGATTGTTGCCGCTAGTGATGGCGAAGTTGCTTATAGCGGTACTGGCCTATCGGGCTTTGGGCGCATGGTGATCATTAAACACGACGATAAAGTCCTGTCCGCTTATGGTTATTTACAGAGCGCAAATGTGCGTGAAGGCCAGCGTGTTCGTAAAGGTGACACTATAGCAACGATGGGGATTAGCCCACAAAACATCGCAGCCTTACATTTTGAAACGCGTAAAGGTGGGCGTCCGGTAAACCCATATGGCTTTATCGGTACCAGTCAGCGCTAA
- a CDS encoding NUDIX domain-containing protein, producing the protein MDYQFRVLEEKEVYRGFFKLRRYQIDFELFPGGLSGAVMRECSGSTGFVVAALPYDPQREEFVFVEQFRIGAMVAGHHPWQLEIVAGFMDKPGETPEECLQRELNEEIGTTAQSLTHVSTYFTSPGGSPAQTHFYFAEVDASQCATYTGLLEEGEDILVHRVPYRTAYRWLRDGQVKNATMMLALQAFLLQQEDRVAAAFSGIDNT; encoded by the coding sequence ATGGATTATCAATTTCGCGTCTTAGAGGAAAAAGAAGTCTATCGAGGCTTTTTTAAGCTCCGTCGTTACCAGATTGATTTTGAACTCTTTCCGGGTGGTTTAAGCGGTGCGGTGATGCGCGAATGTTCTGGTAGTACCGGTTTTGTGGTTGCGGCATTGCCTTATGATCCGCAGCGAGAAGAGTTTGTTTTTGTTGAGCAATTTCGCATTGGTGCGATGGTTGCTGGGCACCATCCCTGGCAGCTCGAAATTGTCGCTGGTTTTATGGATAAGCCGGGTGAAACGCCAGAAGAGTGCTTACAGCGTGAGTTGAATGAAGAAATCGGTACCACCGCGCAATCATTAACCCATGTGAGCACGTATTTTACCAGCCCTGGCGGCAGTCCTGCGCAAACGCATTTTTATTTTGCGGAAGTTGACGCCTCGCAGTGTGCAACCTATACAGGGTTACTCGAAGAGGGTGAAGATATTTTAGTGCACCGAGTGCCTTATCGCACCGCGTATCGCTGGCTACGTGACGGGCAGGTGAAAAATGCTACCATGATGTTGGCATTACAGGCTTTTTTATTGCAACAAGAAGACCGCGTTGCAGCGGCATTTTCTGGGATTGATAACACATGA
- a CDS encoding peptidoglycan-binding protein, which produces MNNLKTVFTLSALSAAMWLSAPVFGQEACDDRAFGELVRHDDVEALRSYAEECDVAQKDVRGFSLYDRALLQGSEETIAWLESNNHAKKGEYSEALIKLVQTGLRYLDMDAGVIDGDLGDQTRSAIKTYQKKYGFSVDGEFHPAWMADFYRRLVKKTQQGLDQIGFEAGTPDGIIGDNTVSAMQGFRQERQMPAPDYADLDDQLIYQLMMVLHEHHKDELAKRDAERKARQVAQEAARREQEAKARAEAQRKAEEERRAAERAAKEAERERQANEQRMQKIRESELQSSLNNVNILPNQSSVQQTQAARIAQEKAALEARLAAERAQQEAKAKRDAEAAKIEEERAKREAAEAKAAQERAQREAEVARQEAEQARREAQAAFTAVKRNEPVKVSDDIQQATQVQGAKTMAGGFQELNGILRHNGRSSCSVNGQNIEASWCESVYQESSGKNCNVILTPSGLVVSFLCD; this is translated from the coding sequence ATGAATAATCTAAAAACTGTCTTTACACTCAGCGCATTGAGTGCGGCAATGTGGCTAAGCGCCCCCGTTTTTGGCCAAGAAGCGTGTGATGATCGCGCGTTTGGTGAGCTGGTGCGTCATGATGATGTAGAAGCCCTACGCAGTTACGCTGAAGAATGTGATGTCGCGCAAAAGGATGTACGTGGGTTCTCTCTTTATGACCGAGCGCTCCTGCAGGGGAGTGAAGAAACGATTGCTTGGCTTGAATCCAACAATCATGCAAAAAAAGGTGAGTACAGCGAGGCATTAATTAAATTGGTACAAACCGGGCTGCGCTATTTAGATATGGATGCTGGGGTGATCGACGGCGATTTAGGCGATCAAACGCGCAGTGCGATCAAAACCTATCAGAAAAAATATGGCTTTAGCGTTGATGGAGAATTCCATCCTGCGTGGATGGCCGATTTTTACCGTCGTTTGGTGAAAAAAACCCAGCAAGGGTTAGATCAAATTGGTTTTGAGGCGGGTACACCAGACGGCATTATTGGCGATAATACGGTGAGCGCGATGCAAGGTTTTCGCCAAGAGCGCCAAATGCCAGCACCAGATTACGCTGATTTAGATGATCAGTTGATCTACCAACTGATGATGGTGCTGCACGAACATCATAAAGATGAGCTTGCCAAACGTGACGCCGAACGTAAGGCGCGACAAGTCGCACAAGAAGCGGCACGTCGTGAACAAGAAGCAAAAGCACGTGCTGAAGCGCAGCGTAAGGCAGAAGAAGAGCGCCGCGCCGCTGAGCGGGCTGCAAAAGAAGCCGAACGTGAGCGACAAGCTAATGAACAGCGTATGCAAAAAATTCGTGAAAGCGAGCTGCAATCTTCATTAAATAACGTGAATATTTTGCCAAATCAATCGAGTGTACAACAAACACAAGCGGCACGTATTGCCCAGGAAAAAGCAGCTTTAGAGGCCAGGCTGGCGGCAGAACGTGCACAGCAGGAGGCTAAGGCGAAACGTGATGCTGAAGCCGCTAAAATTGAGGAAGAGCGTGCAAAACGTGAAGCTGCAGAGGCGAAAGCCGCGCAAGAACGCGCCCAGCGTGAAGCAGAAGTGGCGCGTCAAGAAGCTGAACAGGCGCGCCGTGAAGCGCAGGCAGCGTTTACCGCAGTTAAGCGTAATGAACCGGTTAAAGTGAGTGACGATATTCAGCAAGCAACCCAGGTCCAAGGGGCGAAAACGATGGCTGGGGGGTTCCAAGAGCTCAATGGTATTCTTCGTCACAATGGTCGTTCGTCTTGTAGCGTTAACGGGCAAAATATTGAGGCCAGTTGGTGCGAATCGGTTTATCAAGAAAGCAGCGGTAAAAACTGTAACGTGATTTTGACCCCGTCAGGATTAGTCGTCAGCTTCTTGTGTGACTAA
- the trpB gene encoding tryptophan synthase subunit beta yields the protein MPNQTQFPDARGYFGRYGGQFVAETLMQAVLELQQAYEQAKNEPEFWQQYRQELRDYVGRPSPLYFAERLTQAAGGAQIWLKREDLNHTGAHKVNNTIGQALLAQRLGKPRVIAETGAGQHGVATATVAARLGLECVVYMGADDIARQAPNVYRMKLLGAKVVSVTSGSRTLKDAMNEALRDWVANVDDTFYIIGTVAGPHPYPMLVRDFQKVIGEEVRAQAHDQFGALPDALVACVGGGSNAIGLFYPFYEDDVALYGVEAGGHGLASGEHAAPLSDAHTPVGVLHGNRTYVMSDRDGQISATHSISAGLDYPGVGPEHAWLKDSERARYVAVDDQQAMDGFHQLCRLEGIIPALESSHAVAYAMELAKTMDKDQRIVVNLSGRGDKDINTVAQLDGIEL from the coding sequence ATGCCCAATCAAACCCAATTTCCCGATGCACGTGGCTACTTTGGTCGCTATGGTGGCCAATTTGTCGCAGAAACCTTAATGCAGGCTGTATTGGAATTACAGCAAGCCTATGAGCAGGCCAAGAATGAACCGGAATTCTGGCAGCAATATCGTCAGGAATTACGCGATTATGTTGGCCGTCCTTCACCGCTGTATTTTGCCGAACGTCTAACCCAAGCTGCTGGTGGCGCGCAAATTTGGTTAAAACGCGAAGACCTTAATCATACTGGCGCGCATAAAGTGAATAACACCATTGGCCAGGCCTTACTCGCGCAACGCTTAGGCAAGCCGCGGGTAATTGCTGAAACCGGTGCGGGGCAGCATGGGGTGGCTACGGCAACTGTGGCTGCACGTCTGGGGCTAGAATGCGTGGTGTACATGGGCGCTGATGATATAGCGCGCCAGGCGCCTAACGTCTATCGCATGAAGTTATTGGGCGCTAAGGTGGTTTCTGTCACCTCAGGATCACGCACTTTAAAAGATGCGATGAACGAAGCGTTGCGTGATTGGGTGGCCAACGTTGATGACACGTTTTATATCATCGGTACCGTTGCCGGCCCGCACCCTTATCCGATGTTGGTGCGCGATTTTCAGAAAGTGATTGGTGAGGAAGTACGCGCCCAAGCACACGATCAATTTGGCGCGCTGCCCGATGCCTTAGTGGCTTGTGTGGGCGGTGGCTCGAATGCGATAGGGCTGTTTTATCCTTTTTATGAGGATGATGTGGCGCTTTATGGCGTTGAAGCCGGTGGACATGGTTTGGCCAGTGGTGAACATGCCGCACCTTTATCCGATGCACATACTCCGGTTGGCGTGCTTCATGGTAATCGAACGTATGTGATGAGCGATCGAGATGGACAAATTTCTGCAACCCATTCGATTTCAGCCGGCCTCGATTATCCTGGGGTTGGTCCTGAGCATGCCTGGTTAAAAGACAGTGAACGGGCGCGTTATGTCGCAGTTGATGATCAGCAGGCGATGGACGGCTTTCATCAGCTCTGTCGCTTAGAAGGGATTATTCCTGCGTTGGAAAGTTCCCATGCGGTGGCTTATGCCATGGAACTTGCGAAAACCATGGATAAAGACCAGCGGATTGTGGTCAATCTCTCTGGCCGTGGCGATAAAGATATTAATACCGTCGCGCAGTTAGACGGCATCGAGTTGTGA
- the trpA gene encoding tryptophan synthase subunit alpha encodes MQRIEQRFSDLRHAGRKALIPYISAGDPDPDQTVSVMHALVASGADVLELGIPFSDPAADGETIQLANERALARGVGFSDVLAMIGEFRGKDQETPVVVMGYLNSFERHGFAEATQQLANAGVDAVILVDCPVEALPDYRDALSNSGLLPILLVAPTTKPQRLAMITREARGFIYYVSLRGVTGKQQAQAQAIAPALAELKTQTDLPVCVGFGIRDSETAHAMAEIADGVVIGSALVSALNDAAERNSNLADAASEFLTPIRAAMDQ; translated from the coding sequence ATGCAACGAATTGAACAACGATTTTCTGATCTACGTCATGCCGGACGTAAGGCGCTTATTCCTTACATTAGCGCTGGTGATCCGGATCCTGATCAAACGGTTTCGGTGATGCACGCTTTAGTGGCCTCTGGTGCGGATGTGCTGGAACTCGGGATTCCCTTTTCTGATCCGGCCGCTGATGGCGAGACGATTCAGCTCGCTAATGAACGCGCGCTAGCTCGTGGGGTGGGCTTTTCTGATGTGTTGGCGATGATTGGTGAATTTCGCGGCAAAGATCAAGAGACGCCGGTTGTGGTGATGGGCTATCTCAACAGTTTTGAACGTCATGGATTTGCTGAGGCCACCCAGCAGTTAGCTAATGCCGGTGTTGATGCGGTAATTTTGGTAGATTGTCCGGTTGAGGCACTACCAGATTACCGTGATGCGTTAAGCAATAGTGGTTTGCTGCCGATTTTACTGGTTGCACCAACCACTAAACCGCAACGTCTGGCGATGATTACCCGTGAAGCGCGTGGTTTTATTTATTATGTGTCGCTGCGTGGGGTAACCGGAAAACAGCAGGCTCAGGCGCAGGCGATAGCGCCTGCTTTAGCAGAACTTAAAACACAAACTGATTTACCGGTGTGTGTAGGATTTGGGATTCGTGATAGTGAAACCGCCCATGCAATGGCTGAGATTGCCGATGGGGTGGTGATTGGTAGTGCGTTAGTAAGTGCGCTTAATGATGCCGCAGAACGTAACTCGAATCTGGCTGATGCGGCAAGCGAATTTCTCACCCCGATTCGGGCAGCGATGGATCAATAA